The genomic interval CCCGGAATCTCGCTCACATCCTGCGATGTcgggagaagaaaaggaaagtcACACAATGTGATCTTCCTGGGGACATCACATTCACATACGCcacactgctgctgctgctggtgctgcgTCTTTCGCTTTAATCAGCAGGCCCAATGAGTCATAAGCAATAATAATGCAGGGCCAAAGCGGCCACTCCCTGGCCCTACCCAGAGGCCAAAGACACCCCCCTGCTATCTCAGCTGCAGTATCCCTGCCTTAATCATCATTACATGCATCACCTCTTTAATCCTGTGTTCCCAACACATGATTTGCCTCAGGTGTTCTCTGGATGATGTACTACACTGCTCTCAGCATCAAACTAAGttacaaatttattattcactcgtttcaaaatataaatatttctataatttaaattttatatcaaaatataagcatttgcGCATCGATCTaatgatttcaatcattccaatAATTTCAGATCGAGTCGATCAGATTCTTAGAAAgataatctaatcaattcgaaattaaaaattaatcattcaaatgattaaaaagaaatattttaacatCTTCGTAGTATATACGAAccaaattagaaatatttatgttttagaaCATACGTGGTACCCCCCATATACTAATGATGACCATCATATCAGTTGGTGAGCTAATGAAATCTTCTACCATTATCCtagcaaaaaaatatcaccAGTTCTCTACAAGCTGGAGTAGATGCTCAGTATTGATTTCATCTGCAAACAATCAGCAGTTGAGCAGCAGTGGCTATACTGCAGTTGGTCTGCAGAGGCTGCAGCTAGCTGAGAACAGTGTGATGGGCTGTCAGTGtgcaaaaggagaaaaaggaaacaaaagcaGCGCGAGGCGAGAGCGTCTATCACTTTAGCTCCTCGGCGGCATTCTGGGTTGCGCTTTTCACCGGCAGTTGGAAATCCGGTTTCTGACGTGCGCCTGATTCACGAAAAATAATTCCCCCGTTTTGAGCACTTGATCAGACTATCCGGCTGTACTACTTGTGCTGTGTGTGTTCTGGAATTCCACATGTCACTGCATGGATGGGCAATCGTTTCCTGTCATATACTGCAGGTAAAATCGACTAAGATTGGCAATTACATGTCAGTTTCAGTGACTCTAAACTTAGCAGGATTGATAATCAGCAGCTAATTAAGATAGTTAATTACCTGCTACTGATGATTCAATGCTACTAGCAGCTAGCATTCCTTCTAAATTAAATACTGCAAGTGTCTGGTGATCGATGCTATTCTCTCGGTCCAAGAGAATCCAAACCTTATGAAATGGGTTAATTATTCTGTGAGAGTTGAGGCAGAGGCTTCACTGCGCCACGTACAATCTCCAAAGTAGAAATGAGCAGTAGAGGTGGTGGTGCTAACACAATGATACTACAAATTATCAGAGCAAGCAAAAGCGGAGCAGAATCTTAACTGCTAAAGCCATTCGCCACAAAGTCGAATGATGAAACGATGTTTGAGTAGTCAAGCAACGGCGCCCATCTGAACTTCGTTGTGCCCATCTGAACTTAATGTCCTTTCAGACATTTTGAACATAAACGGTATAAGAAAATTAACGTTAGACtgaaatatcatatatacacataaataGCTGCAGCTTAATTAGCACTATCTTCGATCAAAATATATGACGTTTATATTACTAGTAGCTAATCGAGATTAAATAAGAATGGTCAGTGATgattttgcatgcatgatggGAATGTTTTGACCCCGTAGATCAGTAAAATTAATATGTAGGTTGAAGtttagcagctgtagtgcacAGAGATCTagcagtgtgtgtgtgtgtgtgtatatatataggggCAGCAAGCACTATCTGGTAGCTGCTAAACATTCTGTTCCAATCTGCATTCTGGCACGCATTACCCTGAATCTTTTTGGAGGCCTCCATGTCGATCAGCAATCACTCTTGTACAACTATATATGTACTACTACTCTAGCTAGTTAATTTGTCTCTGTATATGATTTCTCATCGATCCCCATATGTCTGAATGTCTGGATGAGCTAGTTCATCGGTACATGAGCTGGGTACACTTGTTATTGTTAGATCCTATCGCTATAATCAAAATTGTTATCTTCTGTCCAATCTCTCTAATCAGTCATGGACAAGGAGAAGTGGGGTCTGTTCTGCTTGATTAAGTTAaccgctagctagctgcctaTCTGAACTAGGGAGAATAATAATAACCTAATTATAAGCGAGAGGGAGCACTGATCCTAAGCTAGCTTGCATTTGTTCTCTCATCAtttcagaaaaataattagtatatgtgaTGTTGTGGTGGGGAAGGCAGAATATTTGACAGGAAAGATTGTGCCCATGCATTCTTATATTAATGCCATACATGAAAGtcagttaaatttttagttatcGGACGACCAGAACagaataagaatatatatggaCTGTGTGATCTGTTCAGATCTTTGCACAATTCAAATGTGTAAAGCTTTATGATCATTAGTAGTATTCAAATGCCATGTTTGCTTAGTTTGTACAaggtggaggagggagagaaaaagCGACAAAGCTTGCATAGAtctattcatctatatataggCTATATCATCCATGAGGCTGTGCATGTACTGAAGTTTCCCAGTACTTGCATACTGAACTACCAGTAGTACTACATACTCCATGCAGGACACAGAGATGTCAAGCTACAGGAGATAGAAGAGACTTGGATGGTCATATTGATTAGAGGTCAAAGAATTCAATTACTACCTCCACCCTTAACATTTCTACAATCATTTACATTTAAGAACAGATCTAATCTATATATGTTAGAACTCATATATCTCTTGGTCATCTCATCTCAACCTCTCTGCACGTGTTATTAATAACCTACTCATATATAGTACAACAGGAGAGACTGTACGTCAGCGGTCAGCTGCTagccatatatatactttggtaatagtatataattaacttTGCTTAGGGAAAGAAGGAGAAGATGAATTCTACACCACCACCTGCTGCACCACTGGCCAAGAGTCCAAGAGGACTAGCAAGACCTGCTTTACTGATTGATCTCTTTCATCAAAATGGACATAAAGTTGAACACCCTGCAAatacactagctagctagaatgCCACCCCTAGACACCTGTAGCAGCTAGTAGCTCACATCATTTTGATAACCTGTAATTAACTATCTCTAGTCTACTGATCCCACTGTTTAACCCctagatagatatatatagagctgtttgataataattaactaaccAGCCAAGCTAGAACAGCAAGCAAACAAAACCCAGCAGCCTTCCAATACACAGTGCATGCAGCTAGCAGCCAAGGTGATATATACACCAACTCCTTCTCCTAGAAATCTAGGGTTTTCATCAGCTTTCTCCCTGCATAAAACTCCATCCCCTCTCTGATCTCTCACTCTCCCTAACTAGCTAGCTGGCTGGGCTAGCCATGCCAcatccattatatatatatccatgcatcacacacacacatatgcTTATGAGCTAAGGAAACATCTCTCTTCACCACATCCAACTCCTCCCCAATCCATATGTTTCACAacccaaatatatataatgcaagCACACCACTAagacacaaaaaaataaaggaaagaAAGGGGTGGCAAGCCCTCCCCCCTCCTTTTATTCCCTCTCCCTTTCATTCCCTATCACCACCATCTctttcctttcttctctccctcctcctctcattctcctcctcttctatTCTCtactcttctcttctcttccggCGCAGTCGAGAGTAGTAGTAATCCTCTCTTCTCACAAGCAGATTAGCTTGGTTAGCTAGAGCTCGCAATTTCCAGCTTGCTAGTGGGCGTGTTATTCGCCGCCTTTTGTCGATCCTTCTCCCCATCCTTGCATGATCCTGGGCCTAAAGCAGCTATATACCCTTATCTCACacagaagagagaggagaggaacaaacaaaaccaaaaaagaagGCCCCAAGTAGGAAAAGATCAAAAGAAATCAATTCTATACCATGGTCTTTTCTTCGGTTCCAGCCGTCTATCTTGATCCACCCAATTGGAACCAGCAGGTAAAATTTTCTTGCTCGGCCAAGATCTCTCTCTTCCACTCTTTTttgctctcttttcttttttatccagGATGATATGATGGCCATATATGTAAACGTATGGGTGGGTtcttcatgaaaaaaaaaagcaaagccAAAGGAAATGGCGAGGAAATATTCCTACGCTCTTTTGAGAATTAAATCTCTTGTTGAATATACCGTCTCACCTGTCTTTTAGTTTGTGATCTCGATTTCTCGCCTTTAATTCCTTTTGCTAACTTGTTTTTGCATGTGTGTGTATTGATTTGGAATTAATGGTGGTGCTTTCAGCAACAGCAAGGTCACCATGGTCAGCTTCcaagtggcggcggcggcggcggcggcggcggcggcggcggcggcggcggcggcggcggcggtggtggaggaggtggaggtggagtggacgcgcaccagcagcagcatcagcagcagcatcaccaCCAgctgccgccggtgccgccgcatCACGCCGCGCTCATGGCTCCTCGGCCTGACATGGTAGCAGCAGCCGTCGcggtgagcggcggcgtcgcgggcAGTGGCGGCGGACCGACCGGCGGCTCGGCGGTGCGGCCGGGGTCGATGACGGAGCGGGCGAGGCTGGCCAAGATCCCGCAGCCGGAGCCGGGGCTCAAGTGCCCGCGCTGCGAGTCCACCAACACCAAGTTCTGCTACTTCAACAACTACTCGCTCTCGCAGCCGCGCCACTTCTGCAAGACGTGCCGCCGCTACTGGACGCGTGGCGGCGCGCTCCGGAACGttcccgtcggcggcggctgccgccGCAACAAGCGCACCAAGTCCTCCAAgtcttcctcgtcgtcggccgcctcggcctccgccACCGGCGGCACGTCGTCCTCCACCTCGTCCACCGCCACGGGTGGCAGCAGTTctgccgcggcggccatgATGCCGCCGCAGACGCAGCTACCCTTCTTGGCCGCGTTGCACCACCACCctcttggcggcggcgatcacTACAGCACCGGTGCATCGAGGCTAGGGTTTCCCGGATTAAGCTCGCTTGATCCCGTCGACTACcagctcggcggcggaggcgctgcTGCCGCCATCGGGCTAGAGCAGTGGCGCCTCCCACAGATACAGCAATTCCCCTTCTTGAGCCGCACCGACGGCATGCAGCCGCCAATGTCCGGCATTTACCCGTTCGACGCGgagggcgccgccgacgccgccggcttcGCGGGCCAGTTGCTGGCCAGCTCCAAGGTGCCCGGCTCGTCGGGCCTGATCACTCAGCTGGCATCAGTCAAGATGGAAGACAACAACGCTTCGTCGGCGGCCATGAACACCTCGCCGAGGGAGTTCTTGGGCCTCCCCGGCAACCTCCAATTCTGGGGCGGCGGCAACGGTGCAGGCGGCAATGGAGGCAGTGCCAGcggtggcagcggcgccggTGTCGCtccgggaggcggcggctgggccGACCTGTCCGGGTTcaactcgtcgtcgtcggggaaCATACTGTGACACGTGACACGATGCATGGCGATGGATCAATGCTGCAAAAGAGGTAGATCCTACCAGCCCTGAAGCTTAATTTTAGTCATGGCTtctctgagaaaaaaaaatcaaaagaaagtaaggagttgtgtggttgcAGGTGCAAGATTAGGGCTGCATTGATCAATCTCCATAGATGTTATTTATTTCGCGATCGAGCTGCTTAAATCAAATTTGTCTAGAGAAATGCTAGGCGAAACTAGTTTTTGCTTTTGAGTTTTCCTCTCGCTGTTCTCTATCTCTCATctttctgctgctgcttctgctgttCTTGTACTTGTCGCGTAAGATGGTGGATTTCTCCTCTATATTGCTCTCCATTTCAATATGTTAAGTGTTGTAAACTTTCTATGCAGTTATTAGGTAAggtttactatatatatagattggTGCAATGTGTTAATGGTTAATTTGATTGATAAAATCCCTCATACTATATATACACTGATGCATgcaatcttcatgtttctgagctagctagctgaatTGCATTCTGATATGCTTATAGGCTACTTATATAATGCCTCCaataatgcatgcatgtgtacaATGTCTCACTTCCGTATAGTCTAGTGTTCACGTATTGGGAGGATGTTTCCAACATGCACACACATCATATGAGTGATGTTCGATTACACTTATCATTTCTGAATGAATAAGGTCGTCATTGGCAATGACTCCATCTATATAGACAGTTCcccaaaaaaatcagattagcGAGCACATTTGAGAAACATGATCACTCTCCTGTAGACATATTGTACACTTTAATTGTAGGTGCAAAATTGCACAGCTTAGTTTTGGGCGACCAACATCGAATACCcatgtatatttgcaaacactGAAACACAGCATCCATGGCATCCATGCAGGTAATTGCAAGTTGTTGAATAACTACCTAGTAGCAGTGAGCTGCATGTGCATCTATTTTGCTATCCAGCTGAATGCATGTTTGCAGATGCGGCTTTTCCTTCGTTTTAACTAATTAACCAAGGCAAAGAATGGGGCACGAGGGATCCATGGAAGCTCTAGACTAGTAGTTCCATGGCATTTCTCCTCTTTTGAGAGATTACACACACTTCTgacggcgcgcgcgcacacacacacacacatagtATAAGCAGCAGCAGTGATCATGCATGCAGTAGTGACCCAGTTCTCCATGCATATATGGTCCTAGCTAaccatctctctctttctctctctcgctgTGAAATGAGAAAGAGATTGAGATGGCGCAGGTTTCTAGGTTTCCAAGCACCAATCTCCATTCAAATCCTTTTTCCCTGACCACTGTAATCATGGCCAATGTCCCCACAGTGCAGGCAGAGAGACAGACATTTATTCATCTAGTGCATGCACCCCAATGAAGAGGAATGATCAATTGAAGGGGGCCAGTAGCTAGTGCAGTACTACTGACTGCAATGCATGCAGTGCAGGAATGGCGAGCAATCTGCTTAGTTGTGCTCAAAGAATTTGTTCTTTTGCTTCTTTTGGCCCCCCCATTTGCCATCTTTTTCGCCTTTAGCTattgctctctctccctccggccggccggcggtcTCGAGGAGGGAGTCACCAGTCATGGCGGGCAACGGCCGGCCGTCAGTAACTTTGCATTTCTAGAGGTTTGAAGCCAACACCGGCCGGCCATTGACTGCACGCCACATCGATGAAAGTATGTGCAtctctctatttatatatccTGCTCAAGctgcatgcagcagcagatTGCATTGCATCTTCGATTCTTTTGATCCAAGTACTATCGATCTGTTAATTTAAGCATAATCGATAATTCTGTCTGTATATAGCTATCTGTTTCGAGGTATGTACGTATGGCTGAAGCTAGCAGCATATACTATATATGTGTTGTGCTGTGACACTACCAGAGTGCAGAAATTCCCGACAGCTaacaaccatgcatgcatcaggaATGAGCATAAACTGTCCATCAGGCTAGAGAAATCAGTCAAGGTTCAATTTACCCGACAATTTATGTGCATGTTGGCCATTTTGATCGGGCTTTTGAATTAATCTAGCAAATCCAGAGCACATCAAATGATTCTTCTCCACGCAAATAAGGCTTTTAAATAGCATTATCCAGCGCGTACTAGATGCTATTAAATCATACACGTGGACCTAATTTGAATCCAACCATATATGCATATCAGCATATATAAGTATTAGTTTAATTAGGCCATAATCAGATGAAAGAGCCTGACGCGATGAAATTAACTGAGTGGACTTGACATTATTGCTGATAGCTACTATGAGCAACTCCAATCAATCACTGAGCCGAGAAAATTAAGGAGGCAGTGATTCGGGTGCCTACCAATACTGTAGAGTCGAGGAGATCGACGCTGCAGCAAATTAAGGCTCTGAATTTTCTAATCTCCGAAAGCGTAAGACAATGCAATGTGGAAAGCAAAAGATTGTTTGTCTGTTTATGTAGGAGCTAAGCTGATTACTACAGGTACAGGAGATGCACACTACTTTACAGTTGATAAAAACTATGCAGCTACTACTATATAGGCGGTAGAGAGAGCGCATGCACTACCTAATGTATGTACAATAACTACTCCATCACTTACAtagattttttagatttatctagataaatatatacctATCTAGATTTTATAcgaatatataaatctagacaagatcagaaaatcttataacggGAAACGGATGAAACACAGGAGAGAGTAAATTACTAGTGCCCAGTGACGGTGAAAAGTGCCGTAATTTATCCCTTGCTTAACTACAGCAATTAACTATATGTTCTCCAAGCAAATCTCAATGGCTCAATGCTGCCATTGCAGCACTATAGTTTAGGCCttgtttccaaaaatatcatatcgaatctttggacacctaaataaagcattaaacatagatgaaccaaaaaactaattgcagatttacgaaagaaatcttgagacgaatcttttgagcctaattaatcaatgattagccataagtgctacagtaaccaacgtgtgctaatgacggattaattagactcaaaagattcgtctcgcggtttctaggctaaccgtaaaattcgttttttcattcgtgtctaaaaaccccttccgacatccggtcaaacatttgatgtaacacttctcccaaaaattttctcaatctaaacaccaccttaccTTCTCTCCCTGTGGTTTGTTTGCCTGTCGCTGTCTAAGGGAATCTAAGTTTTCGTCTGCTTTCGCGCAGTCCTATGCAGTACTCTTCCCCTCTTGGAGAGGGAATAAAGGCTACGACCTCACCTTGACCCCATATGTTTACATGTTTGGATATTTCATCAGATTATTTACAAGACCATCACTAATATATAACCTACGTGTACTTACTTTCTCTGACCCAAAATAAGCCattgaaacggaggtaatatgTCTGTACATAATAGGAAGTTCCAATGTAATCATCATAAAACTAATCAACTGcacttttgtttaattttcatccttatatataaatattctcaCTGAATTCCAACATCATATGCCCAAAACACTAAAGTTACAATGATTTGATAtagaacaatatattttttctcaccATTTTGGCACGCATATTTTCTATAAGTCGTCTCCGTTGAGCGCAGAAAGAAAATAGAATACGATTCCTTATATTGACAAAATACTACAAATACCTAGCTAGTTATCGAATATATACATTACAACTAGAAACGGATATAacaattaatgtatatatagtgGAGAAAGGAATAAGGATGTTCGTCTACTTGTTCTCCGATTCGATTAGTTACCGTAGATACATATACTACTCTCCATACAAAGAAAGCTATATGTAGACGGTGACTAGTGAACTTCTCTTAAATTTCTCTCAAGACTAACTAGCTcgttagttatatatataggccAAGGAATATTTTGAGTAAGAAATGAGGAGACAGTAAATCGAATAAGGGTACTTCAAATAGCATATAgtaataaactttggtgataAATTATGTACGTCTTGGCTTATTGTTTTTTcgcttttgaattttattcagGTTTACCACTGATTAAAATTTCGAACTGTTCTTTGATTTGTCACTGTATT from Oryza brachyantha chromosome 3, ObraRS2, whole genome shotgun sequence carries:
- the LOC102713730 gene encoding dof zinc finger protein DOF5.1-like yields the protein MAPRPDMVAAAVAVSGGVAGSGGGPTGGSAVRPGSMTERARLAKIPQPEPGLKCPRCESTNTKFCYFNNYSLSQPRHFCKTCRRYWTRGGALRNVPVGGGCRRNKRTKSSKSSSSSAASASATGGTSSSTSSTATGGSSSAAAAMMPPQTQLPFLAALHHHPLGGGDHYSTGASRLGFPGLSSLDPVDYQLGGGGAAAAIGLEQWRLPQIQQFPFLSRTDGMQPPMSGIYPFDAEGAADAAGFAGQLLASSKVPGSSGLITQLASVKMEDNNASSAAMNTSPREFLGLPGNLQFWGGGNGAGGNGGSASGGSGAGVAPGGGGWADLSGFNSSSSGNIL